A stretch of Eleutherodactylus coqui strain aEleCoq1 chromosome 2, aEleCoq1.hap1, whole genome shotgun sequence DNA encodes these proteins:
- the UBE2D4 gene encoding ubiquitin-conjugating enzyme E2 D4, translated as MALKRIQKELMDLQRDPPAQCSAGPVGEDLFHWQATIMGPNDSPFQGGVFFLTIHFPTDYPFKPPKVAFTTKIYHPNINSNGSICLDILRSQWSPALTVSKVLLSICSLLCDPNPDDPLVPEIAHTYKADREKYNRLAREWTSKYAM; from the exons gaACTGATGGACTTGCAGAGGGATcccccagctcagtgctctgcCGGTCCAGTTGGCGAAGACT TGTTTCACTGGCAGGCGACGATCATGGGCCCC AATGACAGCCCTTTCCAAGGTGGAGTTTTCTTCCTCACCATTCACTTTCCCACAGATTATCCTTTCAAGCCCCCTAAG GTGGCATTTACAACCAAAATCTATCACCCTAACATTAACAGTAATGGCAGCATTTGCCTGGACATCTTGAGGAGCCAGTGGTCCCCAGCTCTGACTGTATCCAAGG TTCTGCTGTCTATCTGCTCACTCCTGTGTGACCCCAACCCAGATGACCCTCTGGTGCCAGAGATCGCGCACACGTACAAGGCAGACCGGGAGAA GTATAACAGACTAGCACGAGAATGGACAAGTAAATATGCAATGTAA